The following proteins are encoded in a genomic region of Deinococcus cellulosilyticus NBRC 106333 = KACC 11606:
- a CDS encoding GGDEF domain-containing protein: MDRAEVLHQEELLSQRMVLLCSGVLLCLILLQSLSRGMHVLWWLPLVLHLVALYTVHQWCRNVRPYWLSLTALSGLWGSIAFLAWHAGGLNSPLLAGWPLVVTGATVLLGKPQGLFALGFSALAAVLLLQVAGIEVAPQHAGLVLILSLLTYFLMALSILQMYRMSVQQIRAQQVQHLKIQQAMEISEARNQAILDALPDVVFRVTRDSTILDVNIGEQTRWAIRASTLLGQKVTQFVQDETRLAEALSWVLSGDGMQTQELQLCHPELGQRSVESRMVAVGEDHALLFWRDITERKKIEFDRLDRLRRMEGLDRFMLILAQPEMEHPALLQAMTHHTAEILQGFCVVEIFPSERLTSDCTNESPTPDWHRCDLPLVLHGIKRGVVTVWRSPQTGPFSAEEQSTLQTLVDRTGLTLTNRELDLRNRAQAEELRKANEELEVRIRERTHELARANEQLQELTIRDGLTGIFNRRHFDERLEQEVRRLPRSEKPLGLLLCDIDFFKRYNDHYGHPQGDLCLKQVARLLQDTFRRAGDVVARYGGEEFAVILPNTSLEQLSHLSQRLREQLLQLALPHAFSEVAPHVTLSVGGVQATREDAITAQGLIQAADQAMYCSKHSGRNRGTLRPWVVQEAELPSKPFS, encoded by the coding sequence GTGGACAGGGCTGAGGTCCTGCACCAGGAAGAACTGCTCTCGCAGCGAATGGTGCTGCTGTGCTCTGGTGTGCTGCTGTGCTTGATCCTGCTGCAGAGCCTTTCACGCGGCATGCATGTGCTCTGGTGGCTGCCTTTGGTGCTGCATCTGGTGGCCCTGTACACGGTTCACCAGTGGTGCAGAAACGTGCGCCCTTACTGGCTGAGCCTCACCGCACTCTCTGGCCTGTGGGGAAGCATTGCCTTTCTGGCGTGGCATGCAGGAGGGCTCAATTCGCCCCTGCTGGCAGGCTGGCCTCTGGTGGTGACTGGAGCCACTGTTCTGCTGGGCAAGCCTCAGGGTCTGTTCGCACTGGGGTTTTCTGCACTCGCTGCTGTGCTGCTGCTGCAGGTCGCTGGCATTGAGGTGGCCCCACAACATGCAGGACTGGTGCTGATCCTCTCCCTGCTGACGTACTTCCTGATGGCCCTGAGCATCTTGCAGATGTACCGGATGAGTGTGCAGCAGATCCGGGCCCAGCAGGTGCAGCACCTGAAAATCCAGCAGGCCATGGAAATCTCTGAAGCCCGCAACCAGGCCATCCTGGACGCCCTGCCCGATGTGGTGTTCCGGGTGACCCGCGACAGCACCATCCTGGATGTCAACATTGGTGAGCAGACCCGCTGGGCCATTCGCGCATCCACCCTGCTGGGACAGAAGGTCACCCAGTTCGTGCAGGACGAAACCCGCCTCGCCGAAGCCCTCAGCTGGGTGCTGTCCGGGGATGGCATGCAAACCCAGGAATTGCAGCTGTGTCACCCTGAACTCGGTCAGCGCAGTGTGGAAAGCCGCATGGTTGCTGTGGGTGAGGACCACGCCCTGCTGTTCTGGAGGGACATCACGGAACGAAAAAAAATAGAGTTTGACCGCCTGGACCGTCTCAGACGCATGGAAGGCCTGGACCGCTTCATGTTGATCCTCGCCCAGCCTGAAATGGAACACCCTGCGCTGCTGCAGGCCATGACCCACCACACTGCGGAAATTCTGCAGGGGTTCTGTGTTGTGGAAATTTTCCCCTCAGAGCGCCTGACGTCTGACTGCACAAATGAATCCCCAACACCAGACTGGCATCGCTGCGACCTGCCACTGGTGTTGCATGGCATCAAAAGAGGCGTGGTGACCGTGTGGCGTTCGCCCCAGACAGGCCCTTTCAGTGCAGAGGAACAATCCACCTTGCAAACCCTGGTGGACCGCACCGGTTTGACCCTCACCAACAGGGAACTGGACTTGCGCAATCGTGCACAGGCTGAGGAGCTTCGCAAGGCCAATGAGGAACTTGAAGTGCGCATTCGAGAGAGAACCCATGAACTCGCACGGGCCAATGAACAGCTTCAGGAATTGACCATCCGGGATGGTCTGACGGGCATTTTCAACCGCAGGCACTTTGATGAACGCCTTGAACAGGAGGTTCGCAGGCTGCCCCGCAGTGAAAAGCCCCTTGGCCTGCTGCTCTGTGACATCGATTTCTTCAAGCGTTACAACGACCACTACGGTCACCCGCAAGGTGACCTGTGCCTGAAACAGGTGGCCCGGCTCTTGCAGGACACCTTCAGACGGGCAGGGGATGTGGTCGCCCGTTATGGAGGTGAGGAATTCGCAGTGATCCTGCCCAACACCTCTCTGGAGCAGCTTTCGCACCTCAGCCAGCGACTCAGGGAACAACTCTTGCAACTTGCCCTGCCCCATGCCTTTTCGGAGGTGGCCCCCCATGTCACCCTCAGTGTGGGAGGGGTGCAGGCCACCCGGGAAGATGCCATCACGGCCCAGGGCCTGATCCAGGCAGCAGATCAGGCCATGTACTGCAGCAAACATTCGGGCCGCAACCGTGGGACCCTCAGGCCCTGGGTTGTGCAGGAAGCCGAGCTGCCTTCAAAGCCCTTTTCATGA